In one Terriglobales bacterium genomic region, the following are encoded:
- a CDS encoding nuclear transport factor 2 family protein: protein MKLNTSVFGAVASGLLALACAAQVTTPMQQPAAPAASTAAPAVATPPAPTAEASTAASPALPSEASLRERVNAHYKALAEKDMPAAVEYVAPASRKEFFRDRYDALVSAKIESVKIEPSGDSAQVTTMRTLMLPRMGLIDADFTQEWRVINGQWYLYLPDSDKPHEIDTPFGRMPVGGGSDPETMKKMIEERNKHIDPDQYLKALDKAARQMQQNQSQAAPQQGAPAGAAASAPAQDSSTAAPKTQKKTRKQKPAAPAAPSPSTGN from the coding sequence ATGAAGTTGAACACGTCTGTTTTCGGCGCCGTCGCGAGCGGACTGCTGGCTCTGGCTTGCGCGGCCCAGGTTACGACCCCTATGCAGCAGCCTGCTGCGCCTGCGGCAAGCACCGCTGCTCCGGCAGTTGCGACGCCGCCTGCCCCGACGGCGGAGGCGAGCACCGCGGCTTCGCCTGCACTGCCTTCTGAGGCCTCACTGCGCGAGCGCGTCAATGCCCACTACAAGGCGCTGGCCGAGAAGGACATGCCCGCCGCTGTGGAGTATGTCGCTCCCGCATCGCGCAAGGAGTTCTTTCGCGATCGCTACGACGCGCTCGTCTCCGCCAAGATCGAGAGCGTCAAAATCGAGCCCTCGGGAGACTCGGCCCAGGTGACCACCATGCGCACGCTCATGCTGCCGCGCATGGGCCTGATTGACGCCGACTTCACCCAGGAGTGGCGGGTCATCAACGGGCAGTGGTACCTCTATCTGCCCGACAGCGACAAGCCGCACGAGATCGACACGCCGTTTGGGCGCATGCCCGTGGGCGGCGGCAGCGATCCCGAGACCATGAAGAAGATGATCGAGGAACGCAACAAGCACATCGATCCCGACCAGTATCTGAAGGCGCTCGACAAGGCGGCCAGGCAGATGCAGCAGAACCAGTCCCAGGCCGCCCCGCAGCAGGGCGCGCCGGCGGGCGCTGCGGCCTCGGCCCCTGCGCAGGACAGCAGCACCGCCGCACCGAAGACCCAGAAGAAGACCAGGAAGCAGAAGCCGGCCGCGCCTGCCGCTCCATCACCCAGCACCGGCAACTGA